The Faecalibacterium prausnitzii genome includes a window with the following:
- a CDS encoding arginine repressor, protein MASSRGDAKTKRERQQTILRLIQEHPISRQESLLDHLRNEGFDATQATISRDIRELSLVKAATSTGYRYVSSHNEALNPKIQSRFETIFHESVLGVDFAGHVVLVKCYSGMANAACEVFDALKWKNVVGTLSGDDTFLIVARSERDAKTICSELTHHIGQK, encoded by the coding sequence ATGGCCAGCAGCCGAGGCGATGCCAAAACCAAGCGGGAGCGTCAGCAGACGATCCTGCGGCTGATCCAGGAGCATCCGATCAGCCGTCAGGAGTCCCTGCTCGACCACCTGCGAAATGAGGGATTCGATGCCACACAGGCCACGATCTCCCGCGATATCCGGGAGCTCAGCCTGGTCAAAGCGGCCACGAGCACCGGCTACCGGTATGTTTCCAGCCATAACGAGGCGCTGAACCCGAAGATCCAGAGCCGTTTTGAGACGATCTTCCACGAGTCTGTTCTGGGGGTGGATTTTGCCGGACACGTCGTTCTGGTCAAATGCTACTCCGGCATGGCGAACGCCGCCTGTGAGGTGTTTGACGCCCTGAAATGGAAAAATGTTGTCGGAACTTTGTCCGGCGACGATACCTTCCTGATCGTGGCCCGCTCGGAGCGCGATGCAAAGACCATCTGCTCGGAGCTGACCCACCACATCGGACAGAAATAA
- a CDS encoding NAD(+)/NADH kinase, with protein sequence MTVYISPNPGKAMAYGISQRAAQILLTHGARVLMQTDLKAVCDTMGVEYLPQEECLEKTDVILTIGGDGTILHEANLSLEYRKPILGINLGRCGFLATCEINEMEQKLSAVARGDYLLDNRMLLYVRVLGDDSWEGHALNDVVITKGRLQQAIDFSIYCDDILVEHYRGDGVIVATPTGSTAYSLAAGGPILDSQTKGVVVTPICPHSLASPAMVFAQERKINICVGQVADEEVFVSCDGAAGYSLHAGATAEVRLSDQIVQLITFSKADQFQAIDQKLRGRR encoded by the coding sequence GTGACTGTTTATATTTCACCCAACCCCGGCAAAGCGATGGCCTACGGCATCTCGCAGCGGGCCGCACAGATCCTGCTGACCCACGGTGCCAGGGTGCTGATGCAGACCGACCTCAAGGCTGTGTGCGACACGATGGGCGTGGAGTATCTGCCGCAGGAGGAATGCCTCGAAAAAACGGATGTCATCCTGACCATCGGCGGGGATGGCACCATCCTGCACGAGGCCAACCTCTCGCTGGAATACCGGAAGCCCATCCTCGGCATCAACCTGGGGCGCTGCGGCTTTCTGGCCACCTGTGAGATCAACGAGATGGAACAGAAGCTCTCTGCCGTTGCGCGGGGAGATTATCTGCTGGACAACCGGATGCTGCTTTATGTCCGCGTTCTGGGCGACGACAGCTGGGAGGGCCACGCCCTCAACGATGTCGTCATCACCAAAGGCCGTTTGCAGCAGGCCATTGATTTCAGCATCTACTGCGATGACATTCTGGTCGAGCATTACCGCGGAGATGGTGTGATCGTGGCTACGCCAACCGGCTCCACGGCCTATTCACTGGCGGCCGGCGGGCCCATCCTGGACTCGCAGACCAAGGGCGTGGTCGTCACGCCCATCTGCCCGCACAGTCTGGCCAGTCCGGCCATGGTGTTTGCACAGGAACGCAAGATCAACATCTGCGTCGGTCAGGTCGCGGACGAGGAAGTCTTCGTCAGCTGCGATGGTGCGGCAGGCTATTCTCTGCATGCTGGTGCCACCGCCGAAGTGCGGCTGAGTGACCAGATCGTGCAGCTCATCACCTTCAGCAAAGCCGACCAGTTTCAGGCCATCGACCAGAAACTGCGCGGCAGACGGTAA
- a CDS encoding TlyA family RNA methyltransferase, producing MKIRLDQYLVQHGLIQSRERAKAMIMSGVVFVNEQKVDKAGEMIKEDAKVEVRGHDIGYVSRGGLKLEKAMQCFPLTPNGKVCMDIGASTGGFTDCMLQNGAVKVYAVDVGYGQLAWKLRTDERVVNMERTNIRSVTPDQLGEPIEFFSVDVSFISLHHIFPVAQAITTPDAMGVCLVKPQFEAGREKVGKNGVVRDPATHCEVLHNAMGYAAANGFAVRGLDFSPVKGPEGNIEYLMFVQKSAEPAVLDDSVAKQVVEASHSTLDH from the coding sequence TTGAAAATCCGATTGGATCAATATCTGGTTCAGCATGGCCTGATCCAGAGCCGTGAACGTGCCAAAGCCATGATCATGTCCGGCGTCGTCTTCGTCAACGAGCAGAAGGTGGACAAGGCCGGTGAGATGATCAAGGAAGACGCCAAAGTCGAGGTGCGCGGCCACGACATCGGTTATGTCAGCCGCGGTGGTCTGAAGCTGGAAAAAGCAATGCAGTGCTTTCCACTGACCCCCAACGGCAAGGTCTGCATGGACATCGGTGCGTCCACCGGCGGCTTCACCGACTGCATGCTGCAAAATGGTGCGGTCAAGGTCTATGCCGTCGATGTCGGCTACGGCCAGCTGGCCTGGAAACTGCGCACCGACGAGCGGGTCGTGAACATGGAACGCACCAACATCCGCAGCGTCACCCCCGACCAGCTGGGCGAACCCATTGAATTTTTCAGTGTAGATGTCTCGTTCATCTCGCTGCATCATATCTTCCCGGTGGCGCAGGCGATCACCACACCGGACGCCATGGGCGTCTGTCTGGTCAAGCCGCAGTTCGAGGCCGGCCGCGAAAAGGTCGGCAAGAATGGCGTCGTGCGCGACCCGGCCACCCATTGCGAGGTGCTGCACAATGCGATGGGCTACGCAGCGGCCAACGGCTTCGCCGTGCGCGGGCTGGATTTCAGCCCCGTCAAAGGCCCGGAAGGCAACATTGAGTACCTGATGTTCGTGCAGAAGAGCGCAGAGCCCGCCGTGCTGGACGACAGCGTGGCAAAACAGGTCGTGGAAGCCAGCCATTCGACGCTGGACCACTGA
- the recN gene encoding DNA repair protein RecN — protein sequence MLSSLQIENVAVIQKADVHFEKGLNVLTGETGAGKSILIDSINAILGNRTSKDLVRTGAAKAVIRAAFDDVPGAVLDSLEKAGYERSDALTLSREITAEGKSTCRINGMPATAAILRELCGGLININGQHDSVGLLNPAHHEGILDAYAQNDAAFQAYYTVYRELIKVKKELDAIITDETEKQRKIDLLSYQVQEIEDAALTEGEEETLDARRKVLANASTIRERISQCYALLSGDDETPGAVDLLGEASNAIDAAAQVDNTLSDAAGQLLDLYYTAKDVSADLIGRLDGYDTNDAELDEIEQRIDLIYKLKRKYGDTVEDIIAFGKAAREELDRIQFSQERAEHLQAEKHRLYVLARDKAEVLTQTRLRAFEELNRRISGTLDFLNMPGVRMTLRHARGPLASHGQDSVEFYISTNPGEAPKPLAKIASGGELSRITLAIKNAMADKDAVPTVIYDEIDSGVSGKAASRIGEVLKQSAQDHQILCITHTAQIAALADCHLLIQKNVANERTYTEIHPLDQEGRVDALAHIISGDHVTELSRANAREMLGLAESETRD from the coding sequence ATGCTGAGCAGCCTGCAAATTGAAAATGTTGCAGTCATCCAGAAAGCCGACGTGCATTTTGAAAAGGGCCTGAACGTCCTCACCGGCGAGACGGGCGCGGGCAAGTCGATTTTGATTGACTCCATCAATGCCATTCTCGGCAACCGGACGTCCAAAGACCTTGTGCGCACCGGGGCGGCCAAAGCGGTCATCCGTGCCGCCTTTGATGACGTGCCGGGTGCTGTGCTGGACAGCCTGGAAAAGGCCGGATATGAGCGCTCCGATGCTCTGACCCTGAGCCGCGAGATCACAGCCGAAGGCAAAAGCACCTGCCGCATCAATGGGATGCCTGCCACAGCCGCCATCCTGCGGGAGCTGTGCGGCGGGCTGATCAACATCAACGGCCAGCACGACTCCGTCGGCCTGCTGAACCCGGCCCATCACGAGGGGATTTTGGACGCTTATGCGCAGAATGATGCCGCATTTCAGGCGTATTATACCGTTTACCGGGAGCTGATCAAGGTCAAAAAAGAGCTGGATGCCATCATCACCGATGAGACCGAAAAGCAGCGGAAGATCGACCTGCTGAGCTATCAGGTGCAGGAGATCGAGGATGCCGCCCTGACCGAAGGCGAGGAGGAGACGCTGGACGCCCGCCGCAAGGTGCTGGCGAACGCCTCCACCATCCGGGAGCGGATCTCTCAGTGCTATGCGCTTCTTTCCGGCGATGATGAGACGCCCGGCGCAGTGGACCTGCTGGGCGAAGCCTCCAACGCGATCGACGCAGCGGCGCAGGTGGACAACACGCTTTCGGATGCCGCCGGGCAGCTGCTCGACCTCTACTATACGGCCAAAGACGTCTCGGCTGACCTCATCGGGCGGCTGGACGGATATGATACAAATGATGCAGAGCTGGACGAGATCGAGCAGCGCATCGACCTCATCTACAAGCTCAAGCGCAAGTATGGCGACACGGTGGAAGACATCATCGCCTTTGGAAAGGCCGCGCGGGAGGAGCTGGACCGCATCCAGTTTTCGCAGGAGCGGGCCGAACATCTGCAAGCGGAAAAACACCGTCTGTATGTTCTGGCGCGGGACAAGGCCGAGGTCCTGACCCAGACCCGCCTGCGGGCCTTTGAGGAGCTGAACAGGCGCATCTCCGGTACGCTGGATTTCCTCAACATGCCCGGTGTCCGGATGACGCTCCGCCATGCGCGCGGCCCGCTGGCCAGCCATGGACAGGACAGCGTGGAATTTTATATTTCCACCAACCCCGGTGAGGCCCCGAAGCCTCTGGCAAAGATCGCGTCTGGCGGCGAGCTGAGCCGCATTACACTGGCCATCAAGAACGCGATGGCCGATAAAGATGCCGTGCCCACCGTCATCTACGATGAGATTGACAGCGGCGTTTCGGGCAAGGCGGCCAGCCGCATCGGCGAGGTGCTCAAGCAGAGCGCGCAGGATCATCAGATTCTCTGCATCACGCACACGGCACAGATCGCCGCTCTGGCCGACTGCCATCTGCTTATCCAGAAAAATGTTGCAAACGAGCGCACCTATACCGAGATCCATCCGCTGGATCAGGAGGGCCGGGTGGATGCTCTGGCGCACATCATCTCCGGCGACCATGTCACCGAACTTTCCCGTGCCAACGCACGGGAAATGCTGGGCCTTGCCGAGAGCGAAACTCGTGATTGA